ATCTCGCTGGCGTTGTCGATGCCCACGGTGTTGTCGGTGGGGGAGTGCATCACCATTAACGGTTTGTGGAGAGTGCGGATGCAGTCGCGCAGGTCAGCACGTTCTACGTCCTCCACAAAGTGCCTGCGGACCTCCATGGGGCGGCCGCCGAGGTCAACCACGGCGCTGCCGTCACGCAGGATGGAGTCAATCTCGGCGTCGAACATGTGCTCAACGTGCTTTGGCTCGTAAGGTGCGCCCACGGTCACCACGGCGTTGAGGTCAGGGATATCGCGCGCAGCGGCCAGCACAGCGGCGCCGCCAAAGGAGTGGCCCACCAGCAAGGAGACCGGCCTGTCCTGCTCCCGCATGAAGGCGGCGGCGAGGATGGTGTCAGCCACCTTGACGCTGAAAGATCCCGCGGACCATTCCCCGGCAGAACCACCCAGGCCAAGGTTGTCGAACCGGAGCATGCCAACACCCTGTTCCGCGAGCCCTTTGCAGATCCGGGAAGCAGCCGGGCTGTCCTTGCCCAGGGTCAGGCCGTGCGAGTATACGCCCCAGCCGCGGACAGGCCCCTCAGGCACGTCCACGATGCCGGCGAGGGCATCACCCGTGCTTCCGGTGAAAGTGATCTTCTCAGAGCGTGGCACTCTGGTCTCCTTGCTTTTGCGGCTACCGGCCGGGGCGAGGTAGGCCAAATGATCAACGACGACGGCGCCACGCACCAAAAGTGGTGGGCGGCGCCGTCGTCGTGTGGTTCCTTAGCGGGACCGGCGAACTAGATCTTGCGGGCCAGGATGGCCTGCTTGACCTCGGCGATTGCCTGGGTCACCTGGATGCCGCGGGGGCATGCTTCCGAGCAGTTGAAGGTGGTGCGGCAACGCCACACGCCTTCTTTGTCGTTCAGGATCTCCAGGCGCATGTCGCCTGCGTCGTCGCGGGAATCGAAGATGAAGCGGTGTGCGTTGACGATTGCGGCCGGACCAAAGTACTGGCCGTCGGTCCAGAAGACCGGGCAGGACGAGGTGCAG
This genomic stretch from Micrococcaceae bacterium Sec5.1 harbors:
- a CDS encoding alpha/beta fold hydrolase; the encoded protein is MPRSEKITFTGSTGDALAGIVDVPEGPVRGWGVYSHGLTLGKDSPAASRICKGLAEQGVGMLRFDNLGLGGSAGEWSAGSFSVKVADTILAAAFMREQDRPVSLLVGHSFGGAAVLAAARDIPDLNAVVTVGAPYEPKHVEHMFDAEIDSILRDGSAVVDLGGRPMEVRRHFVEDVERADLRDCIRTLHKPLMVMHSPTDNTVGIDNASEIFRTARHPRSFISLEGSEHLLTGKGQAARVARIISAWADPYLEVRDA